Proteins from a single region of Bacillus sp. (in: firmicutes):
- the plsX gene encoding phosphate acyltransferase PlsX, with protein sequence MRIAIDAMGGDHAPEQIVKGVVEAVKAFPTVEFTLIGNESEINKYLTSTENISIIHTEEVIEATDEPARAVRRKKSASMVLMANEVSEGRADACISAGNTGALMAAGLFVIGRIEGIDRPALSPTLPTIDGQGFVFLDVGANADAKPEHLYQYAIMGSVYAEKVRKIEKPKVGLLNVGTEEKKGNDLTKHAFDLLKEAPINFVGNVEARDLLDGVADVVVADGFSGNIALKAIEGTALAIFSMLKKELTSSLKTKLATAVIKPQLYNLKNKLDYSEYGGAGLFGIKAPVIKAHGSSDQTAILNAIRQAKDMVEKQVIQTIATTIQAK encoded by the coding sequence ATGAGAATAGCAATTGATGCAATGGGTGGGGACCATGCCCCCGAGCAAATTGTAAAAGGTGTAGTTGAAGCGGTAAAAGCATTTCCAACAGTAGAGTTTACATTGATTGGAAATGAGTCGGAAATCAATAAATATTTAACATCTACAGAAAATATATCAATTATACATACAGAAGAAGTGATTGAAGCAACAGATGAACCCGCACGTGCTGTTCGCCGTAAAAAGTCGGCATCAATGGTTTTAATGGCGAATGAGGTAAGTGAGGGGCGTGCAGATGCTTGTATTTCTGCTGGCAATACAGGCGCATTAATGGCCGCTGGTTTATTTGTTATTGGCCGGATTGAAGGAATTGACCGTCCAGCTCTATCGCCAACATTGCCGACAATCGATGGTCAAGGCTTTGTTTTTTTAGATGTTGGAGCTAATGCGGATGCAAAACCAGAGCATTTGTATCAATATGCGATTATGGGCTCCGTATACGCAGAAAAAGTAAGAAAAATCGAAAAACCAAAAGTGGGGTTGCTTAATGTAGGAACTGAGGAGAAAAAAGGCAATGATTTAACAAAGCATGCCTTTGATCTTTTAAAGGAAGCGCCCATCAATTTTGTCGGCAATGTCGAGGCAAGGGATTTATTAGACGGTGTTGCTGATGTTGTTGTAGCAGATGGTTTTTCTGGCAATATTGCTTTAAAAGCAATTGAAGGAACAGCTTTAGCGATTTTTTCAATGCTGAAAAAAGAATTAACAAGCAGCTTGAAAACGAAGCTCGCAACTGCGGTGATTAAGCCGCAATTGTATAATTTGAAAAATAAACTTGATTACTCTGAATACGGTGGTGCTGGACTTTTTGGCATCAAAGCACCTGTTATAAAAGCACATGGGTCATCTGATCAAACGGCAATCTTGAATGCGATTAGACAAGCAAAGGATATGGTCGAAAAACAAGTAATACAAACGATTGCCACAACAATTCAGGCAAAATAA
- the fabD gene encoding ACP S-malonyltransferase, with protein sequence MGKIAFIFPGQGSQTVGMGQTLANEVDKAAEIFRKADERLGFSLSEIIFNGPQELLTLTENAQPALLTTSIAILELLKEHGIEADYTAGHSLGEYTALVAAGAINFEDAVYAVRKRGEYMEEAVPAGVGTMAAVLGMEADDLEAVTDEITASGHTVQLANLNCPGQIVISGTKKGVEDASQLAKERGAKKVIPLVVSGPFHSVLMKPAAEKFTAVLNEIEIRDAKTPVIANVTAKAMTASEDIKEKLIEQLYSPVRWEQSVETMLTLDVDTFIEIGPGKVLSGLVKKVNRKVNAYAISDQESLLDVVNKLKGDA encoded by the coding sequence GTGGGGAAAATTGCATTTATATTTCCAGGACAAGGCTCGCAAACCGTTGGAATGGGGCAAACGTTAGCAAATGAAGTAGATAAAGCGGCAGAGATTTTTCGGAAAGCAGATGAACGATTAGGTTTTTCATTATCCGAGATTATTTTTAATGGACCGCAGGAGTTGCTAACGTTAACAGAGAATGCTCAGCCGGCCTTGCTGACGACAAGCATTGCGATTTTAGAATTATTGAAGGAACATGGGATTGAGGCGGATTACACGGCAGGGCATAGCTTAGGAGAATACACAGCTTTAGTTGCTGCAGGAGCAATTAACTTTGAGGATGCTGTTTATGCTGTTAGAAAACGCGGCGAATATATGGAAGAGGCTGTACCTGCTGGGGTTGGCACAATGGCGGCTGTGTTAGGGATGGAAGCTGACGACCTTGAAGCGGTAACGGATGAAATAACAGCAAGTGGTCATACTGTACAATTAGCCAATCTTAACTGTCCAGGCCAAATTGTCATTTCTGGCACGAAAAAAGGTGTTGAGGATGCATCACAGTTGGCAAAAGAACGTGGTGCGAAAAAGGTCATTCCACTAGTAGTAAGCGGTCCTTTTCATTCCGTCTTAATGAAGCCGGCAGCCGAAAAATTCACTGCTGTTTTAAACGAAATTGAAATTCGCGATGCCAAAACTCCAGTCATTGCCAATGTCACAGCAAAAGCGATGACCGCAAGTGAGGATATTAAAGAAAAGCTCATTGAACAGCTTTATTCACCAGTACGCTGGGAACAGTCCGTTGAAACTATGCTCACGCTTGATGTCGATACATTTATTGAAATTGGTCCTGGAAAAGTATTGTCAGGATTAGTAAAAAAGGTGAATCGCAAAGTGAATGCATATGCCATTTCAGATCAGGAATCATTGCTTGATGTTGTAAACAAGCTGAAGGGGGACGCTTAA
- the fabG gene encoding 3-oxoacyl-[acyl-carrier-protein] reductase: MLTGKAALVTGASRGIGREIALHLAASGAKVAVNYSGSEAKAKEVVEEIKANGGEAFAIQADIANADSVDAMVKEVITQFGSLDILVNNAGITRDNLLMRMKEEEWDAVINTNLKGVFLCTKAVTRQMMKQRKGRIINISSIVGVCGNPGQANYVAAKAGVIGLTKTTAKELSSRNITVNAVAPGFITTDMTDELPEDVKNEMLKQIPLARFGKPADIANIVRFLASDESGYITGQTIHVDGGMVM; encoded by the coding sequence ATGTTAACAGGAAAAGCTGCACTTGTTACAGGTGCTTCACGGGGAATTGGCCGAGAAATTGCTTTACATTTGGCTGCATCTGGTGCAAAAGTAGCCGTAAATTACTCAGGAAGTGAAGCGAAAGCGAAAGAAGTTGTCGAAGAAATTAAGGCAAACGGCGGTGAAGCTTTTGCAATTCAAGCGGATATAGCAAATGCTGATTCAGTAGATGCGATGGTAAAAGAAGTCATTACCCAATTTGGTAGCTTAGATATTTTAGTTAATAATGCTGGGATTACAAGAGATAACTTGTTAATGAGAATGAAAGAAGAAGAATGGGATGCGGTTATTAATACAAATTTAAAAGGTGTTTTCCTTTGCACAAAGGCTGTGACAAGGCAAATGATGAAACAACGAAAAGGCCGGATTATTAATATTTCCTCGATTGTTGGTGTTTGCGGAAATCCTGGTCAGGCAAACTATGTGGCTGCAAAGGCTGGAGTGATTGGCTTGACGAAAACAACGGCAAAAGAGCTTTCAAGCCGTAATATCACCGTCAATGCTGTTGCGCCTGGATTTATTACAACTGATATGACAGATGAACTGCCAGAAGATGTGAAAAATGAAATGTTGAAACAAATTCCACTAGCCAGGTTCGGTAAACCAGCTGATATCGCTAATATTGTACGTTTTTTAGCTTCGGACGAAAGCGGCTATATTACGGGCCAGACGATTCACGTCGACGGCGGCATGGTGATGTAG
- the acpP gene encoding acyl carrier protein produces MADVLERVTKIIVDRLGVEEAEVKMEASFKEDLGADSLDVVELVMELEDEFDMEISDEDAEKISTVGDAVNYINAQAK; encoded by the coding sequence ATGGCAGACGTTTTAGAGCGTGTAACAAAAATCATCGTAGATCGTTTAGGTGTTGAGGAAGCTGAAGTTAAAATGGAAGCTTCTTTCAAAGAAGATCTAGGAGCAGATTCCCTTGACGTAGTTGAATTAGTAATGGAATTAGAAGATGAGTTTGATATGGAAATCTCTGATGAGGATGCAGAGAAAATTTCTACTGTTGGAGATGCAGTTAACTACATAAATGCACAAGCAAAATAA
- a CDS encoding ribonuclease III, translating to MTMKKREKKISIKQKLKFQELQDKLNIQFTNEHLLIQAFTHSSYVNEHRIKPSEDNERLEFLGDAVLELTVSHYLFNYYPAMSEGDLTKLRAAIVCEPSLVQFANQLSFGEYVLLGKGEELTGGRTRPALLADVFESFIGALYLDQGLEKVIEFLQKVIYPKVNEGAFSHVMDYKSQLQEIVQRSGQGALEYLIIQEKGPAHNREFVSRVALNGEILGTGIGKSKKEAEQKAAKEALDKLKNEHHM from the coding sequence ATGACAATGAAAAAAAGAGAAAAAAAAATAAGTATAAAACAAAAGCTAAAGTTTCAAGAATTACAAGATAAACTTAATATCCAATTTACAAATGAGCATCTGTTAATTCAAGCTTTTACCCATTCCTCATACGTAAATGAGCATCGCATTAAGCCATCAGAGGATAATGAAAGATTAGAATTTTTAGGTGATGCAGTATTGGAGCTAACCGTGTCACATTATTTGTTTAATTATTACCCAGCGATGAGTGAAGGAGATTTAACGAAACTTCGCGCTGCTATCGTTTGTGAACCATCGTTAGTACAGTTCGCAAATCAACTTTCCTTCGGAGAATATGTTTTATTAGGAAAAGGGGAGGAATTGACTGGCGGAAGGACTAGACCAGCGCTTCTAGCCGATGTCTTTGAATCATTTATTGGTGCATTATATCTTGACCAAGGTTTGGAAAAAGTCATTGAATTTCTTCAAAAAGTGATTTATCCGAAAGTGAATGAGGGTGCTTTTTCGCATGTTATGGATTATAAAAGTCAGCTTCAGGAAATTGTTCAAAGAAGTGGACAAGGTGCACTTGAATATTTGATTATTCAAGAAAAAGGCCCTGCACATAATCGCGAATTTGTTTCACGGGTTGCACTAAATGGAGAAATACTCGGAACTGGAATTGGAAAATCAAAAAAAGAAGCTGAACAAAAAGCTGCTAAAGAAGCACTAGATAAATTAAAAAATGAGCATCATATGTAA
- the smc gene encoding chromosome segregation protein SMC: protein MHLKRLDIVGFKAFADRTSVDFVHGVTAVVGPNGSGKSNITDAIRWVLGEQSVKSLRGSKMEDIIFAGSDTRKSLNVAEVTLTLENDDQFLPIDYHEVSITRRVYRSGESEFYINKQSCRLKDIIDLFMDSGLGREAFSIISQGKVEEILSSKAEDRRTIFEEAAGVLKYKTRKKKAEIKLFETQDNLHRVDDILHEIESQVEPLKIQSSIAKDYLEKKKELEKTDVALTVYEIEELHKKWEQLTKQFEEHKDIEIELLSKIQMEEAEMEALRKTIQVIDDSVTELQEVLLISSNELEKLEGQKEVLKERKKNATQNRSQLKQAIDDLKAKALQYDSEILTQAEKLKKDVEELQKLQKELKSFEAELFALSHDIEGELENLKSDYIDLLNRQASFKNEKSHLDDQLAQFELKKERLDQDNEKYLVLRKELETKKVELLAKAEKKQQELHAQITKYKQLEFELQKERDDYHKKETQLYQAYQYLQKFKSRKEMLEEMKEDYSGFFQGVKEVLKAKLPGVAGAVAEVIHVDKEYETAIEIALGGAMQHIIVEHEEHAREAIAFLKKNHHGRATFLPLSIIKGKSIPDSYISMLSGHAAFVGIAHLLVKYDSKYNEIIKNLLGNVIIARDLKGANELARLANHRYRIVTLEGDVVNPGGAMTGGSVKQKTTSLFTRQRELEDLVAKLPDMERKTEMLEYQVKALKGSIQEKETKLQHLKEIGESLRTEEQQANGDVRELEVEEKNVNERLKIYDLETDRLIAEKQTVLKKVEDATKSLTNLEAKITGLDQKMAELTKQKKNQQASKETLGHKVTELKVLAAEKGQLVKNEQEQLQRLEEEKRQTEEQWNTLSLDLQFINDEMDTNISGEGRLDEFIVQKAKDKEKTIALITSRREERLQQQMRLEDVTRENKELRRQHRQMVEATKDEEVNMNRLDVELENRLTQLREEYMLSFEAAKEKYPLTVDIEEAKRKVKLIKIEIDELGTVNLGAIDEYERVYERYQFLSIQKNDLLEAKNTLHQVICEMDEEMKKRFELSFYSIKAEFEQVFKELFGGGRADLVLTNPDDLLNTGVDIVAQPPGKKLQNLGLLSGGERALTAIALLFSILRVRPVPFCVLDEVEAALDDANVSRFASYLKQFSKETQFIVITHRKGTMEEADVLYGVTMQESGISKLVSVRLEESKQLIEG, encoded by the coding sequence ATGCATTTAAAACGTTTAGATATTGTAGGTTTTAAAGCTTTTGCTGATCGAACTTCCGTTGATTTTGTACACGGTGTGACTGCAGTTGTCGGACCAAATGGTAGCGGGAAAAGCAACATCACGGATGCGATTCGCTGGGTTTTAGGAGAACAATCGGTTAAATCGCTCAGAGGGTCGAAAATGGAGGATATTATTTTCGCTGGCAGTGATACGAGAAAATCCTTAAATGTAGCGGAGGTAACGTTAACACTTGAAAATGATGATCAATTCTTGCCGATTGACTATCATGAAGTAAGTATTACAAGAAGGGTATACCGTTCTGGCGAAAGCGAATTTTATATAAACAAACAATCGTGCCGTTTAAAGGATATTATCGATTTATTTATGGATTCAGGTTTGGGGCGGGAAGCTTTTTCGATTATTAGCCAAGGGAAGGTTGAGGAAATACTTAGCAGCAAGGCTGAGGACCGGCGCACAATCTTTGAAGAGGCCGCAGGTGTTTTAAAGTATAAAACACGCAAGAAAAAAGCTGAAATAAAGCTGTTCGAAACACAAGATAATTTACATCGAGTTGATGATATTCTTCATGAAATTGAAAGCCAAGTTGAACCTTTAAAAATACAATCCTCAATCGCGAAAGATTATTTAGAAAAGAAGAAAGAGCTTGAAAAAACAGATGTTGCTTTAACCGTCTATGAAATTGAAGAGCTTCACAAGAAATGGGAGCAACTTACAAAGCAGTTTGAAGAACATAAAGATATTGAAATTGAACTATTATCTAAAATTCAAATGGAAGAGGCGGAAATGGAAGCGCTTCGGAAAACTATTCAAGTAATTGATGATTCGGTTACAGAGCTTCAAGAAGTATTGCTTATTTCAAGCAACGAATTAGAAAAGCTTGAAGGCCAAAAGGAAGTTTTAAAGGAACGAAAAAAGAATGCTACGCAAAACCGTTCCCAATTAAAACAAGCAATCGATGACTTGAAAGCAAAAGCGCTCCAATATGATTCGGAAATCTTAACACAAGCTGAAAAGCTCAAAAAAGATGTGGAAGAACTACAAAAGCTACAAAAGGAATTAAAGAGTTTTGAAGCAGAACTTTTTGCTCTAAGTCATGATATTGAAGGTGAACTTGAGAATTTAAAAAGTGACTATATTGATTTATTAAATAGACAAGCATCGTTTAAAAATGAAAAAAGTCATTTAGATGATCAATTGGCCCAATTCGAACTGAAAAAAGAACGCCTTGACCAAGATAATGAAAAGTACTTAGTGCTGCGAAAAGAGCTGGAGACTAAAAAAGTCGAACTGCTTGCAAAAGCTGAGAAAAAACAACAGGAACTCCATGCACAGATAACAAAATATAAACAGTTAGAATTTGAATTGCAAAAAGAGCGGGATGACTATCACAAGAAAGAAACACAGCTTTACCAAGCTTATCAATATTTGCAAAAATTCAAATCGCGAAAAGAAATGCTCGAGGAAATGAAAGAGGATTATTCTGGCTTTTTCCAAGGCGTAAAAGAGGTTTTAAAAGCAAAACTACCTGGTGTCGCAGGTGCTGTTGCCGAGGTCATTCACGTTGATAAAGAATATGAAACAGCCATCGAAATAGCTTTAGGCGGTGCGATGCAGCATATTATTGTTGAACATGAAGAGCATGCTCGAGAAGCGATTGCTTTTCTTAAAAAGAATCACCATGGCAGGGCAACATTTTTACCATTAAGTATCATAAAAGGAAAATCGATTCCAGATTCATATATTTCGATGCTAAGTGGGCATGCTGCTTTTGTAGGAATTGCGCACCTCTTAGTTAAATACGATAGCAAATATAATGAAATCATCAAGAATTTATTAGGAAATGTTATCATTGCTCGTGATTTAAAAGGAGCAAATGAATTAGCACGACTCGCCAATCACCGCTACCGAATCGTCACACTTGAAGGGGACGTTGTCAATCCTGGTGGAGCTATGACAGGGGGATCAGTAAAACAAAAAACAACCTCTTTATTCACGCGTCAACGAGAATTAGAAGATCTTGTTGCTAAATTACCTGATATGGAGCGGAAGACTGAAATGCTCGAATATCAGGTAAAAGCATTAAAAGGAAGTATTCAAGAAAAAGAAACGAAGTTGCAGCATTTGAAAGAGATTGGTGAAAGTCTTCGTACTGAGGAACAACAAGCGAATGGCGATGTACGTGAGTTAGAAGTTGAAGAGAAGAACGTAAATGAACGCCTAAAAATTTATGATCTCGAAACCGATAGGTTGATAGCAGAAAAGCAAACAGTTTTAAAAAAAGTAGAGGATGCAACAAAAAGTCTTACAAATTTAGAAGCGAAGATAACTGGATTAGATCAAAAAATGGCAGAGCTTACGAAGCAGAAGAAAAATCAACAAGCCTCAAAAGAAACATTGGGGCATAAAGTAACAGAGCTAAAGGTTTTAGCCGCTGAAAAAGGACAATTAGTAAAAAATGAACAAGAACAGTTGCAGAGATTAGAAGAAGAAAAGCGCCAAACAGAGGAGCAATGGAATACTCTCTCTTTAGACTTGCAGTTTATAAATGATGAAATGGATACGAATATCTCAGGTGAAGGAAGACTTGATGAGTTCATTGTTCAAAAGGCAAAAGATAAAGAAAAAACAATTGCGCTCATTACAAGCCGTAGGGAAGAACGTTTACAGCAGCAAATGAGATTAGAGGATGTAACACGCGAAAATAAAGAGTTAAGACGGCAGCATAGACAAATGGTTGAGGCAACAAAGGATGAAGAAGTAAACATGAACCGGCTTGATGTGGAGTTGGAAAATAGATTAACACAGCTTCGCGAAGAATATATGCTTTCATTTGAAGCTGCTAAAGAAAAATATCCTTTAACAGTGGATATTGAAGAAGCAAAACGAAAAGTGAAATTAATTAAAATTGAAATTGATGAGCTTGGTACCGTCAATCTTGGTGCGATTGATGAATATGAGCGGGTTTATGAGCGCTACCAATTTTTATCAATACAGAAAAATGACCTGCTGGAAGCGAAGAATACCCTTCATCAAGTGATATGCGAAATGGATGAAGAAATGAAAAAACGGTTTGAATTATCATTTTATAGTATTAAGGCTGAATTTGAACAAGTGTTTAAAGAGCTTTTTGGCGGGGGCCGTGCTGATCTTGTCTTAACAAATCCGGATGATTTATTAAACACAGGTGTTGATATCGTTGCCCAACCACCAGGTAAAAAATTGCAAAATTTAGGGCTTTTATCTGGCGGCGAAAGAGCATTAACGGCGATTGCTTTATTATTTTCAATTTTGCGGGTCCGCCCTGTGCCGTTTTGCGTGCTTGATGAAGTGGAAGCAGCGCTAGATGATGCCAATGTTTCACGGTTTGCTTCGTACTTAAAGCAATTCAGTAAAGAAACACAATTCATCGTTATTACGCACCGCAAAGGGACAATGGAGGAAGCTGATGTTTTATATGGTGTCACGATGCAGGAATCAGGAATTTCGAAGCTCGTATCTGTTCGCTTGGAAGAGTCGAAGCAATTGATTGAAGGGTGA
- the ftsY gene encoding signal recognition particle-docking protein FtsY yields MSFFKKLKEKISQKTETVTEKFKDGLAKTRNSFSEKVNDLVSRYRKVDEEFFEELEEILISADVGVTTVMELIDILKTEVKKRNIQDPKEVQAVISEKLVELFTSNDDKVEALNIQEEGLTVILFVGVNGVGKTTTIGKLAHKLKSEGKSVLLAAGDTFRAGAIEQLEVWGERVGVDVIKQSEGSDPAAVMFDALQAAKSRKVDVLICDTAGRLQNKVNLMKELEKVKRVIEREIPGAPHEVLLVLDATTGQNAMSQAKQFSEVTNVTGIVLTKLDGTAKGGIVLAIRQELKTPVKFVGLGEKMEDLQEFDPEQFVYGLFAEMVESSEE; encoded by the coding sequence TTGAGTTTTTTTAAAAAGTTAAAGGAAAAAATCTCACAAAAAACGGAGACGGTGACGGAAAAGTTTAAAGATGGCTTAGCCAAAACAAGAAATTCGTTTTCTGAAAAAGTAAATGATCTCGTTAGCCGTTATCGTAAAGTTGATGAGGAGTTTTTTGAAGAATTAGAGGAGATTTTAATAAGTGCTGATGTTGGCGTTACAACGGTAATGGAACTCATCGACATTTTAAAAACAGAGGTGAAAAAGAGAAATATTCAGGATCCTAAGGAAGTGCAGGCGGTAATCTCTGAGAAGCTTGTCGAACTTTTTACTAGTAACGATGATAAGGTGGAAGCATTAAACATTCAAGAAGAAGGTTTAACTGTCATTCTCTTTGTCGGCGTTAATGGCGTCGGCAAAACAACAACGATTGGGAAGCTAGCCCATAAGCTGAAAAGTGAAGGGAAATCTGTGCTTTTAGCGGCTGGGGATACGTTTCGTGCTGGTGCTATCGAGCAATTAGAGGTATGGGGAGAGCGCGTAGGTGTTGATGTTATTAAGCAGTCAGAAGGCTCAGACCCTGCCGCTGTTATGTTTGATGCACTGCAAGCAGCAAAATCACGGAAGGTAGATGTATTAATTTGTGATACAGCTGGCCGTTTGCAAAATAAAGTAAACTTAATGAAAGAGCTTGAAAAGGTAAAGCGGGTGATTGAACGGGAAATCCCTGGTGCTCCGCATGAAGTATTATTAGTTTTAGATGCAACAACAGGGCAAAACGCGATGAGCCAGGCGAAGCAGTTTAGCGAGGTAACAAATGTAACTGGAATTGTGTTAACGAAACTAGATGGCACAGCGAAGGGTGGGATTGTTCTTGCCATCCGTCAAGAACTAAAAACGCCAGTTAAATTTGTTGGTTTAGGAGAAAAAATGGAAGATTTACAAGAGTTTGACCCGGAACAATTTGTTTATGGGTTATTTGCAGAGATGGTTGAAAGCTCCGAAGAGTAA
- a CDS encoding putative DNA-binding protein, whose translation MLEKTTRVNYLFDFYQSLLTKKQRNYMSLYYLDDYSLGEIAEEYEVSRQAVYDNIKRTESMLEDYESKLHLFEKFQERQEIIQKLKLCFNEEEGNRDIINELMDALEKLD comes from the coding sequence ATGCTTGAAAAAACAACGAGGGTGAATTATCTCTTTGATTTTTATCAATCGTTGTTAACGAAAAAGCAACGGAATTATATGTCATTATACTACCTTGATGATTATTCTCTCGGGGAAATTGCCGAGGAGTATGAAGTCTCAAGGCAAGCCGTTTACGACAATATAAAGCGTACAGAGTCCATGCTTGAAGACTATGAAAGCAAGCTACATCTTTTTGAAAAGTTCCAAGAGAGACAGGAAATCATTCAAAAATTAAAGCTTTGTTTTAATGAGGAAGAGGGGAATAGGGATATCATTAACGAATTAATGGATGCCCTTGAGAAATTAGATTAG
- the ffh gene encoding signal recognition particle protein: protein MAFEGLADRLQNTIQRIRGKGKVTEDDVNEMMREVRLALLEADVNFKVVKDFVKRVKERAVGQEVMKSLTPGQQVIKVVQEELTELMGGSQSKIAVSNRPPTVVMMVGLQGAGKTTTTGKLSNLLRKKYNRKPLLVAADIYRPAAIKQLETLGKQLNIPVFSLGDQVSPVEIAKQAIERAKEEHHDYVLIDTAGRLHIDEALMDELKQIKELAKPDEIFLVVDAMTGQDAVNVAESFNEQLGVTGTILTKLDGDTRGGAALSIKAVTNIPIKFVGMGEKLDQLEDFHPERMASRILGMGDVLTLIEKAQATVDQEKAKELEEKMRTMSFTFDDFLDQLAQVRKMGPLDDLINMLPGANKIKGLKDLKVDEKQIKHVEAIIQSMTKEEKVHPEMINASRKRRIAKGSGRTVQEVNRLLKQFEDMKKMFKQMSNMNVKGKKKGGFKLPFM, encoded by the coding sequence ATGGCGTTTGAAGGATTAGCCGACCGACTGCAAAATACAATTCAGCGTATTCGTGGCAAAGGAAAAGTGACGGAAGATGATGTTAATGAGATGATGCGTGAAGTGCGCCTTGCACTTTTAGAAGCTGACGTTAATTTCAAAGTTGTCAAAGATTTTGTCAAGCGAGTGAAAGAACGGGCTGTGGGCCAGGAAGTGATGAAAAGCTTAACACCTGGTCAGCAGGTTATCAAAGTTGTTCAAGAAGAACTTACGGAGCTAATGGGTGGTTCGCAAAGCAAAATTGCTGTCAGCAACCGTCCACCAACTGTCGTCATGATGGTTGGTTTGCAAGGTGCCGGTAAGACAACAACAACTGGAAAACTTTCAAATCTTCTTCGAAAAAAATACAACCGAAAACCTTTACTAGTAGCAGCCGACATCTATCGTCCTGCTGCAATCAAACAGCTCGAAACACTTGGGAAGCAGCTTAATATCCCTGTTTTCTCCTTAGGAGATCAAGTTAGTCCAGTAGAAATTGCCAAACAAGCAATTGAAAGAGCAAAAGAGGAACATCATGACTATGTCTTAATTGATACAGCTGGACGGCTTCATATTGATGAAGCTTTGATGGATGAGCTGAAGCAAATCAAGGAGCTTGCAAAGCCAGACGAAATTTTCCTTGTTGTTGATGCAATGACAGGTCAGGATGCTGTTAATGTAGCCGAAAGCTTTAATGAGCAGCTTGGTGTAACAGGAACCATCTTGACAAAGCTTGATGGGGATACGCGCGGTGGTGCGGCCCTATCGATCAAGGCAGTAACGAATATTCCGATTAAGTTTGTTGGTATGGGCGAAAAGCTCGATCAATTGGAGGATTTCCATCCAGAACGAATGGCATCCAGAATTCTTGGCATGGGCGATGTTCTCACTCTTATTGAAAAAGCACAAGCAACTGTTGACCAAGAAAAGGCAAAAGAATTAGAAGAAAAAATGCGGACGATGAGCTTTACTTTCGATGATTTTTTAGATCAATTGGCACAAGTTCGTAAAATGGGACCATTAGATGATCTAATCAACATGCTGCCTGGAGCTAATAAAATCAAAGGTTTAAAGGATTTAAAAGTTGATGAAAAGCAAATTAAGCATGTTGAAGCAATTATCCAGTCGATGACGAAAGAAGAAAAAGTGCATCCGGAAATGATTAATGCCAGCCGTAAAAGGCGAATTGCCAAAGGCTCCGGCAGAACGGTCCAGGAAGTAAACCGTTTATTAAAACAATTTGAAGATATGAAAAAAATGTTTAAGCAAATGAGCAACATGAATGTAAAAGGAAAGAAAAAGGGTGGATTCAAACTTCCTTTTATGTAA
- the rpsP gene encoding 30S ribosomal protein S16, producing the protein MAVKIRLKRMGAKKSPFYRVVVADSRSPRDGRFIEEIGTYNPVAKPAEVKLNEEAVLKWLQNGAKPSDTVRNLFSAQGIMEKFHNLKQSK; encoded by the coding sequence ATGGCAGTAAAAATTCGTTTAAAGCGTATGGGAGCAAAAAAATCTCCTTTTTATCGTGTAGTAGTAGCTGATTCCCGTTCACCACGTGATGGACGTTTCATTGAAGAAATTGGAACATACAATCCAGTTGCGAAACCAGCTGAAGTAAAGCTAAATGAAGAAGCAGTGCTTAAATGGCTACAAAATGGTGCGAAGCCATCAGATACTGTACGCAACCTGTTCTCTGCTCAAGGCATCATGGAAAAATTCCACAACTTAAAGCAATCTAAATAA
- a CDS encoding KH domain-containing protein codes for MIDLIETIVKSLVDHPDDVVISQQEDDRKVTYHLTVHKDDVGKVIGKQGRIAKAIRTVVYAAASNESKRIHLEIM; via the coding sequence ATGATCGATTTAATTGAAACGATTGTTAAGTCGCTTGTCGACCATCCTGATGATGTAGTTATAAGTCAACAAGAGGATGATCGGAAAGTTACGTATCACTTAACAGTTCATAAAGACGATGTAGGCAAAGTAATTGGTAAACAAGGGCGTATAGCGAAAGCGATTCGAACAGTAGTTTATGCTGCTGCCTCGAATGAAAGTAAACGAATACACCTAGAAATTATGTAA